Genomic window (Alnus glutinosa chromosome 9, dhAlnGlut1.1, whole genome shotgun sequence):
GGTGTCtgattattcttatattttggttgCTGTTGCTACAGTAAAGAGTTTTGGACCCAAGCCCTTAAAATTCTTTAGTTACTGGACagaacattctaatttttttgcaATGGGTGAAGGATTGGTGAGATTCATAAGTGGAGGGGTATCCAATGTTTAAGCTATATGCTCGTTTGAAAAGCTGTGAAAGAGGTTTTGAAAAACCAGAATAAGGTGTGTTATGGGAATATTCAACAGAAAGTTCTCCAAGCTAGAATGCGTATGCAACAAGCTCAACAGGATGTTATTACTTTTGGTGGTTCTGCTGCGTGTTTggtgagagaaaaataataaagtatCCATGAGTATGTTTAGGTGACCAGAGCTGAGGAAGCATTCTCGAGGCAGAAGGCTCATGTTCAGTGGGTGCAGCTTGAGAATCTCTTGGGGACTAGCTCTTTGATCTTTGATGAAAAGAAGGCAAATAGAATCTTTGGGTTAGTGCAGAAACGTATTACCATTGAGCAGTATGCTGATCTTTGTAAGCCAGTTGAAAATGAGGATATTAGGAGAACTATTTTTGCCATGAAGAACAATAAATCTCTAGGTCCAGATGGTTTCACGTCTGAGTTCTTTAAACATGATTGGCCAGTGGTTGGAGGTGACGTGCTTGCTgccacaaaatatttttttcctctaGTAAGCTTTTGAATCGTGTGAATGCTACTATTATTACTTTGGTTCCTAAGAAACTTATTCCTTCAACAATGGGGGATTATCGACCTATTTCTTGTTGCAATCTTATATACAAATGTGTCACTAAAATTTTGGCAAATAGGTTGGTTCCTTGTTTGGATGGGATTATTAGCTCGAATCAAACTGCTTTTAACCGTAGcatttcagaaaatattttgttggcTCAAGAGCTTTTAAGAGACTATCATAAGAAGGGAGGCAAGGCTCAGTTTACTTTGAAAGTTGACCTAATGAAAGCATATGACTCTATTAATTGGGATTTTGTGCTTCATTGTTTGGCTTGTTTTGGTATTCCAGCAGAGTTCATAAATTGGGTGCGAGTTTGTATtatcctaggttctcagtggcTCTTAAAGGTACCTTACAAGGTCTTTTTGAAGAGAAGAAGGGTCTTAGGCGAGGAGAGCCCATTGTCTCCTTACCTAGTTGTGATTGCCATGGAAATATTGGATAGTTGATTGAAGGAGAGTTCTGTGGAAAACAAAGGCTTCCAGTTTCATGCTAGGTGCTCAAAGCCAAAGCTAACTCATCTTTGTTTTGCAGATGacctattgattttttttgaagcCAAGCTCGAATCTATCATGGTTTTAAAGCGTGTCCTCCATGAATTTTCTGAACTCTTGGGTTTGAGATCAAATCCTGCTAAGAGTACACTCTTTATTGCTCTGGAGTTCCTTAGGTGGAAAAAGATAGAATTTCTGATTGCCTTCAAATGAAGGAGGGCATGTTACTAGTGAGATACTTAGGAGTGCCTTTAATCACCACAAGGTTGACTGCTTCTGATTGTTCCATTTTGTTGGAGAAGATCACGGGGCACATTGACTCTTGGATCtctagaaaaattattttgtcgGGCGTTTGCAATTGCTTACCTCGATTCTATAGTGTCCAAGTCTTTTGGACTGGTATTTTCACCTTACCAAAAGAGGTTATTTTTTTGATTGAACAAAAACTCAATCGTTTTCGTTGGAATGGGAAGGATGAGGGAAATGCTCGAGCTTGAGTGGcttggaaaatgttaaatttccCAAAGAAAGAAGGGGGACTGGGCATTAAAAAACTAGAGGAGTGGAACTGTGCTGCCATTATGAAACACATTTGGAGTCTTTTTGCCAAAGCCAAGTCATTGTGGGTTACTTGGGTGAATGAAAATCTGTTGATGGGCCGTAGCTTTTGGCCAATCAAGGTTCCACAGTCCTGTTCTTGGTACTGGCGGAAGTTGTTGAAGCTAAGAGTGGAGGCCAATAATTTTTTGAGGTTTGATGTGGGTAATGGTAGTAACATTCATCTATGGACTGATTGGTGGCATCCAAGTGGTGTATAGAGCTATTTATGATGCTCAAAGCCATCTGAATTCCAGACTATCTTCAGTCATTAGGGATGGTCTTTGGTTTTGGAAACCAGCCAGATCTGATGCTCTTGTGGAGATTCAAAGCAAGCTCTTTATGGTTGATTTTGGTGTGGGGGATGAACCTAAATGGGTTATCTCTTAGTCTGGGAATTATAGTAGCTCGGATGCTTGGGAAGCATTGAGAGAGAAGGGTCCTTGTGTGGATTGGTGGTAGATCATTTGGCATCCTTTTACATTCCCTAAGCATGGTTCATTCTTTGTTGGCCATGACGAATGCTCTAACCACTGGAGACAAGCTGTTGCGATGGGGTTATCAAGGGGAGACAAATTGCATTTTCTGCAGAAATGGAGTAGAAACTCTGGACCATCTATTTTTCAGTTGTAGTTTTAGGAGTGGACTTTGGTGGAATCTTACGAAGTTGTGTGATCTGGAGGATACTTCTACTTGCTGGGCTGCGATTGTTGATGTAGGGGTGCAGAATTGGAGGAAAAAAGTGATGAAGTATTTTGTTTGTAGGCTGGTTTTCGGAGCTGCAACGCATTTTATTTGGCGTAATAGGAATGACTTGAGGCACGACAATACTCCTTTCTCTGAGGAATAAATTCTGCAGAAGATCAAGTGGGAAGTGAGAGTTCGTTTAATGGGGAAATGCAGCTTTAGGAGGACTAAGGGGAATGAAAAATTTGCTGTAATTGGTGTAtaggttttgtttgttttagatTGGTATGTAGAGGGCCTTTGAAGCTTGTTTCATAGTCAGTTTTCTGCTGTTTCTGCATAAATTGTAAAGAGGTATAGTTTGTTGTTATAAAATGGTTACTATCTATGGATAGCaccccatctttgccacctaggtgtttctacttttgtagactttcttaatttattagttgttcctcccgtttaggggctctcttgtatacttcccttgtattagggttgcgcccctctgcgctttttattgaattttatattacttatcaaaaaaaaaaaaaatggttactaagtcatccaaaaaaaaagttcGTAAATTCACTGGTTTGGTGGCTTAATTCTTTGTACGTTTCTCCTTAGGGTTTGAATTTGtcaatttttagttttggatTTCTGCTGAGAAAATGGACGATTACTGAAAGGAAAAGtgaattaattgatttatttatgtGCTGTTTTCCAGTGTTTTACCTTCTAGTTCTAGAAGATTTAACCATCTCTTTGACATTCTCTCTTTCTACGGGTTTCTTTAaggttaatttgttttttgtttgtaattttaatgGGCCTATAGGGTTTTGATCTGTTAGTTTTCTTCCCTACTCTGATTGAGTTGGGGTTCGTGAGGctttctatcaattttttttttttttgggtttactATCATCTGGTCTTATAATCTTGTATACGGGTGTTCTTGTCCAGATACTGAAGGAAGATGATAACCAATGGCCGGAACCCGACCGTGTTGGGAGGCAGGAGCTTGAGATTGTGATGGGGAATGAGCATATCTCTTTTACTACTTCAAAGATTGGATCCCTCGTAGATGTCCAGAGCAGTAATGACCCTGAAGGGCTTCGCATATTCTATTACCTTGTTCAGGTCTGCCAACTTGCGCATTCACTTTATGCTTTactgtttttttctcttttgtagtTTGTATTGTATGCGTGCCAATCTTTGTGTTTAGTTCCTAATTTCTTTCTAATTGTGGTTTTATGTCCTGAAATAAGAAATTGGCACTTGATCCCGGTTTTGCATCTTCTatcatgtttatgtttttttttctttccatatctcagtatgttttctttgttttccacAGTTTTATTACGTTCTCGCCATGATTATTGAGTTTGTTTCTGAGCAGCCATATCAAGGACTTGTTGATAATCAAGTCCATTTGTGGTGCCATGTTGGGAACTAAtgtgaagtgaaaagaaatagaggtgGCTTATAACATGGGTACACATTGTGAAGGTCATGACAGATATGAGCGAGTGAGTGAGAGTACATTGGGATTAAGACTGAGTTGAATTTATTTTAGTTGAGCTTACCCCTAAGAATTTCTCATCTATATATGTCTTATGTCTTTCTGTGTGTATGTGTGTCTaggatcatatatatatgttaagaaTCATAGTAGTTTTATCTCATAGTGACCACTGTGTTTGACTACTTGAGAATTGTTGTTCCCCAGAGACTTCCAGAGTAAATAATAATTACTAGGGTACCTTTCTTCCTACTCAAGATGTTTTGCTAGTCACTCAGGCTCATTAGTGGATGCTTACCTCTGAATTGCTGCATCAGACATTTAATAATGTTTCTCGTTTAGCTCCTTCATGCCTATTATAATTGGTGTAGGAATATTACCCATATTAAGGTTGCACCTAATTGCTGATTgtcaggggggggggggggggcatctTGATATGTTATTGTGCTTGCAAATCAAGTCATTAATCAACGGAATCAATATGATTGtgccatgaaaagaaaaaagaaaaagaaaggtttGTTGAAATAtcgtagccttttttttttctttcttttgtgtgtgtgtgtggggggggggggggggagggggggtagTATAGGAACTTGTTATATGCATGATGAAACGGAAGTAACGTCTTCTTGATGAAACTTTGATGATGATCCTAGATACATGCAAGTTGTAACAGACTTTAAATGCTGTATAAAACAGTGTTTTGAGTTTATTTCCATGGGATGTTCAAGTTTTGTTAACAGATGTTGCAAAATAGGACATGATGCCTATTATTTTTCGTTGTTCGTAATCCTGTTGACAAGGACATGAGCTTTGTGTTTTGATGCGGACACAAGTTTCTGTTTTTATGTGGACAGTGTAAGCATGAATCTGTCTGCGTGCGTGGGAGAGACTACATTTTGGACTTgtgtttattataatttatgattaaGTGTGCCTATGCATGCTCTATGCTATTGAGCTTGTAAATGGGTTGGACCCACTTTGATTTACCAGAGTGGTAGGACATTGAGCTTAGATATGGGTGGGACTCACTTTGATTTACCAGATTGGTTCatctatgagagagagagagagagagagagagagagagagagagagagagagagagagagagagagagagagagagagagagactacctTCCCAGTGAATGGGTCCTAATTACCATGGAGAATATAGCGGCTGTTTTTCctttggatttgtttttttgaacAACTTTATTCTTTCCGTTAGTTGAGATGTGGTCTTCCTCCGGTCCCTCTCCCTCAGTTCCTCTGGTATCGCTGCTTGCTTATGAGTGTGAATATTTATGTCATTACTGGTTTATCCACATTTTATGCCCCTGGCCCTGGGTTCTTATTGGTGTTTGTGGTTGCAGGATCTAAAGTGCTTCGTgttctctctcatttctctccatttcaagatCAAGCCAATATAGCATGGATTAGGAGTCTGCTGTTTTCTCTGCAATCTGCATTCGATTTTGTTTGCAATTGTAACAGTCACCTTATTTTGCGTGCAGTCTTGGCCATTTGACAGTTTAGCACTTTTATTGTTACCTGTTGTGTATGGGATAATGGGAGTGGTTAATCAGATTTACCATTGTGTGCACACATAGTAGAATGTTACAATGTTACCAAAGCTTCCTAATTGCTTCTCgtgttaatgctttttttttttcttcatgaacCGATTGCGATTGAAAAGCTTGAAGTAGTATTACGTTTCCAATTTAGACCCTATTTGCCATATCGAGTGTATAAATGCTTGGTAATTATATAGATGGTTGACATCAGAGATATGGTAAaagaccaatttttttaaattttagttataAAAGACTCGAAAACTCTACTCCAAAAAGACGATTCAATAACTTCAAATCAATATATTCCTAAGagataggcttggcaattcagGCCCACGGGTCGGGCTCGTGTCAACCCGGCCGACCCGATTATACAAtcgggttcaacacgaacccgacctgattattaatcgggttgagtTCTggaacccgaacacgacccgggtaacccGTGAAAAAGAATAACTGAAGAACAGAAGAAGGCAAGAAGCGTGGCCGAGCGGCCGAGCCCACTGCCAGCCCAACACTTAGTGATTACAGCACTGCTCATCGAGTCATCGTCCTCGTTGCGCTTCTCCTCATGGGCTTCCTCTACATCTGCTCGCGTTGATTTTGCGCAAACTCTGCCGCCAAGTCACCGCCTCTTTCTCCTCGAACTTGCTGAGAGCCTGAGACAAAATCGCGCAGTTGATCTAGTACTGGCAGAGC
Coding sequences:
- the LOC133878660 gene encoding protein mago nashi homolog, giving the protein MAGAETEEMEEFYVRYYVGHKGKFGHEFLEFEFRSNGMLRYANNSNYKNDTMIRKQVFVTPAVLKECRRIILESEILKEDDNQWPEPDRVGRQELEIVMGNEHISFTTSKIGSLVDVQSSNDPEGLRIFYYLVQDLKCFVFSLISLHFKIKPI